A window of Bradyrhizobium sp. AZCC 1719 genomic DNA:
AACGATGTCGGGCTGCCCATCGTCAATGCTGTGAGCAAACGGTTGGGCAAGGTGGGCGTGGTTTGCCTGTCGAAGGTCAAAATTGGCGATCCGCTGCCGATAATTCTCCGTTGCGCGGCCGAAGACAAATGCGACGCTATCGTCCTGGCGGATCCGCAACCGCAATACGTGCGGCGTTGGTTACGCGCCATAGGCTTGCCGCTTGTATCTTCCCTGATATCCCGCGTCATCACGGCCGCCTTGGTGCCGGTCGTGATTGTGAAATAGGAGTCCACGTCACCTAGCGGAACTCGATCTGCCCGACGCCCTCCTCCGCGTCTCAAGGATTGTGGTAGTGTCCCAGCACGAAATCGCGGAGGAGTTGCCATGAAAGCCTTTGAGATATTCGCGATCTACGTAACGCCTTTCGTCATCATTGCGGTGGCAATCAAGCTTTTGATGAAGCGCTATGCCGTCGATCTGACCGACGCCCGAAATCAGGGCTCCAAGCCGAGGCGCAGATTTCTGCTCGGAGCTTGGTATTCAGACGAATAAGTACCCCCTTAGCCGCACGTGACCACGTGAACTCCTGACCCTATGAGGCTCTGACACCAGAATATCCCCTTGCAAGGGGCGCGACGACAACGCGGCACGACGCGCAATTACTTCGGTGTTTGCAGCACAACCCCGTAGCGCTTGTAGATTCGATCGATTGTGCCGTCGGCCCGCAACCGCTCGACCGCCGCGTCGATGGCTTCACGCAGATTGTCATCGGGGCGGAACATGCCAACTGCGACGTTCCAGTTCAGGTTCGCCTCGCTCTCGTCACGATCCAAGATACGGAGCGCCTTGTCCGGATGCGTCAGATTGAAATAGCTCGCCGCCGCCGGCGTGACCGCCGCCGCGTCGATCTCATGGTTGGCCACGGCCTCAAGGCTGTCGACCTCAAACCCGAAGGTCGATATCGGTACGCGCCGCTGACTGATGATCATTGCTGCGAAGGATCCGACCAGGACTCCGACCTTCGTCTGCCCGTCGAGACTCTTGAACGACGTGAGCTTGCTGGCCTGCGGCACGGCCAGGATAACGCCAGTGCGATAGTAGGGTTTTGAAACCCTCAAGTTGGTCTCGCCTTGCGCCTCGCGATCGGCAATCACATCCAGAAGGATGTCGCAACCGGCGCTGCGCATCTGGTACCGGGTGATAATCCAGTCGAGCTC
This region includes:
- a CDS encoding universal stress protein, translated to MTNQATTTAPGGIGHEVASSATRGMRFLAVVDGSERTNRIVDFVAAIAEGKDNVEAIILNVQDRHYEGRLRGYQSFKKEEIEDRLINDVGLPIVNAVSKRLGKVGVVCLSKVKIGDPLPIILRCAAEDKCDAIVLADPQPQYVRRWLRAIGLPLVSSLISRVITAALVPVVIVK
- a CDS encoding substrate-binding periplasmic protein gives rise to the protein MKTILPFMVGAVIGLIGSAQARPLDAIRSTGVLGLCAHPNSLPFANKAGDPPGFQVELGRALARELGVSLELDWIITRYQMRSAGCDILLDVIADREAQGETNLRVSKPYYRTGVILAVPQASKLTSFKSLDGQTKVGVLVGSFAAMIISQRRVPISTFGFEVDSLEAVANHEIDAAAVTPAAASYFNLTHPDKALRILDRDESEANLNWNVAVGMFRPDDNLREAIDAAVERLRADGTIDRIYKRYGVVLQTPK